In the genome of Mucisphaera calidilacus, one region contains:
- a CDS encoding DEAD/DEAH box helicase, which yields MQLRPYQSQAVAAVYEHLRTRDDNPCVVIPTAGGKTPVMATICRDAVTQWDGRVLILAHVKELLEQAVDKLHAMAPDLWNRIGVYSAGLKSRDTEHPIIVAGIQSVYRRAAELDRFDLILIDEAHMIPLDDSGGGEGMYRTFMADAQIVNPNVRLIGLTATPYRMSTGMICASPPQGLLNHVCYEVGVRELIVQGYLCPLKTKAGRHKVDTSALHIRGGEFVAGEVEALMDDDSLVRSACREIVEQTEDRNSVLIFAAGVQHALHVQRVLGELGHQCGFVCGETLPFERTETLKRFKQGDLKYLVNVNVLTTGFDAPNIDCVALLRPTNSPGLYYQMVGRGFRLDPSKTDCLVLDFGGNILRHGPVDALQIQDRSPGSGEAPAKECPQCQAVIHAAYGVCPECGYEFPPPQKDKHEHQATTAGVLTGEVTETKYQVQDVSYSVHTKRGSDDDHPRTMRVEYRCGLRDNHSEWVCPEHTGYARGKFEAWWRARSNEPIPDTAQDAVDLADSGALAEAKTITVRSVAGERFDRITDYQLGPIPPRLDGSDERDEGLCEPAYAYADDEVPF from the coding sequence ATGCAACTGCGCCCCTACCAGTCCCAGGCCGTCGCCGCCGTCTACGAGCACCTGCGCACGCGCGACGACAACCCGTGTGTGGTGATCCCGACGGCGGGCGGCAAGACGCCGGTGATGGCGACGATCTGCCGCGACGCCGTGACCCAGTGGGACGGCCGCGTGCTGATTCTCGCCCACGTCAAGGAGCTACTCGAGCAGGCCGTCGACAAGCTGCACGCGATGGCCCCGGACCTGTGGAACCGGATCGGCGTCTACTCAGCAGGCCTAAAGAGCCGCGACACCGAGCATCCGATCATCGTCGCGGGCATCCAGAGCGTCTACCGCCGGGCGGCCGAACTCGACCGGTTTGATCTGATCCTGATCGACGAAGCGCACATGATCCCGCTCGACGATTCCGGGGGCGGCGAGGGCATGTACCGCACGTTCATGGCCGATGCTCAGATCGTCAACCCCAACGTCCGGCTGATCGGCCTGACCGCGACGCCCTACCGGATGAGCACCGGCATGATCTGCGCGTCGCCCCCGCAAGGCCTGCTCAACCACGTCTGCTACGAAGTCGGCGTCCGTGAGCTGATCGTGCAGGGCTACCTGTGCCCGCTGAAGACCAAGGCCGGTCGGCACAAGGTGGATACCTCGGCGCTGCACATCCGAGGCGGCGAGTTCGTCGCGGGCGAGGTCGAGGCGCTCATGGACGACGACTCGCTGGTGCGGTCCGCCTGCCGCGAGATCGTCGAACAGACCGAAGATCGCAACTCGGTGCTGATCTTCGCAGCAGGTGTGCAACACGCCCTGCACGTGCAGCGCGTGCTCGGCGAGTTAGGACACCAGTGCGGCTTTGTCTGCGGCGAGACGCTGCCGTTTGAGCGAACCGAGACCCTCAAACGGTTCAAGCAGGGCGATCTTAAGTACCTGGTCAACGTCAACGTGCTGACCACGGGCTTCGACGCCCCCAACATCGACTGCGTAGCGCTGCTGCGGCCGACCAACTCGCCGGGCCTCTACTACCAGATGGTGGGCAGGGGCTTTCGCCTGGACCCTTCGAAAACCGACTGCCTGGTCCTCGACTTCGGCGGCAACATCCTGCGTCACGGCCCCGTCGATGCCTTGCAGATTCAGGATCGATCGCCCGGTAGTGGCGAAGCACCGGCCAAGGAGTGCCCGCAGTGCCAGGCGGTCATCCACGCGGCGTATGGCGTCTGCCCGGAATGCGGTTATGAGTTCCCGCCGCCCCAGAAAGACAAGCACGAGCATCAAGCCACAACCGCGGGCGTCCTAACCGGCGAAGTGACCGAGACCAAGTACCAGGTGCAGGACGTGAGCTACAGCGTCCACACCAAGCGCGGATCCGACGACGACCACCCGCGCACGATGCGGGTGGAGTACCGCTGCGGGCTTCGCGACAACCACAGCGAGTGGGTTTGCCCCGAACACACCGGCTACGCCAGAGGCAAGTTCGAGGCGTGGTGGCGGGCGCGGTCCAACGAGCCGATCCCCGATACCGCCCAGGACGCCGTGGACCTGGCCGACAGCGGCGCGCTCGCCGAGGCGAAGACGATCACGGTGCGATCGGTCGCTGGCGAGCGGTTCGACCGCATCACGGATTACCAACTCGGGCCGATTCCGCCGCGACTCGATGGCAGCGACGAACGCGACGAGGGCCTATGCGAACCGGCGTATGCGTACGCCGACGATGAGGTGCCGTTTTGA
- a CDS encoding RusA family crossover junction endodeoxyribonuclease, with translation MMLAYPPSVNHYWRHYRGRTVISREGRAFRKNVCALLGGGGPRKPPSGGRIALAMDAFPPDRRRRDLDNIQKPVLDALEHAGVYQDDSQIDLLVTRRREVVPGGRLEVDVTPLPLHRCPICGAGLN, from the coding sequence ATGATGCTTGCTTACCCGCCCAGCGTGAACCATTACTGGCGTCACTACCGGGGCCGGACGGTGATCAGCCGAGAGGGCCGGGCGTTTCGCAAGAACGTCTGCGCCCTCCTGGGCGGTGGTGGGCCTCGTAAGCCGCCTTCGGGCGGGCGCATCGCTCTGGCGATGGACGCCTTCCCGCCTGATCGACGCCGCCGCGACCTGGACAACATCCAAAAGCCCGTCCTCGATGCGCTCGAGCATGCTGGCGTCTACCAAGACGACAGCCAGATTGACCTGCTTGTAACGCGTCGACGCGAGGTAGTCCCCGGTGGTCGACTGGAAGTCGATGTCACGCCGCTGCCGCTTCATCGCTGCCCGATCTGCGGAGCGGGCCTGAACTGA
- a CDS encoding DUF669 domain-containing protein codes for MANLNGFNANEVEPSTSFEPLPAGKYLAAITASAMKATKKGDGSYLELELTVLEGECKGRKVWDRLNINNPNAVATQIARGHLSAICRAVGVMTPRDSVDLHNLPLVITVKLKKRDDIPGGGELTNEIKGYAKKDAAGANGQQSQAPVADNTPPWKR; via the coding sequence ATGGCGAACCTCAACGGATTTAACGCAAACGAAGTCGAGCCGAGCACGTCTTTCGAGCCGCTGCCGGCGGGTAAGTACCTCGCCGCCATCACGGCCAGCGCGATGAAGGCGACCAAGAAGGGCGACGGCAGCTACCTCGAGCTCGAACTCACCGTGCTCGAGGGCGAGTGCAAAGGCCGCAAGGTCTGGGACCGTCTGAACATCAACAACCCCAACGCCGTGGCGACGCAGATCGCGCGCGGTCATCTCTCGGCCATCTGCCGTGCGGTCGGGGTGATGACGCCGCGCGACAGCGTGGACCTGCACAACCTGCCTCTGGTGATCACCGTCAAGCTCAAGAAGCGCGACGACATTCCCGGCGGCGGGGAACTCACCAACGAGATCAAGGGCTACGCGAAAAAGGACGCTGCAGGTGCCAACGGCCAGCAGTCCCAAGCACCGGTGGCCGACAACACACCGCCGTGGAAGCGATGA
- a CDS encoding ATP-binding protein: MPLMDSLITATTPAPPKMIVYGQPGVGKTTFAASANAILIDCENGAGAVRGLKRTPYLQSWPQMRQWLVELTSSPPDDVPALAIDTIDWMVQRIVEHVVLDLDPKAKGEITNTLGHCHGGYFRGREIVQNIVYRDLLPMLSAIADNGTAIILLAHAANTKITTPEGFDQRLAAPDLPQWIAQPFIEWADAVLYASQTGDQRTLLTRGTNVVLAKNRYGLAPELPLSWSALTLAMSDTPPTPSKEP, translated from the coding sequence ATGCCGCTGATGGATTCACTGATCACCGCGACCACGCCTGCGCCGCCGAAGATGATCGTCTACGGCCAGCCGGGCGTCGGCAAGACGACGTTCGCGGCGTCGGCAAACGCGATCCTGATCGACTGCGAGAACGGTGCCGGGGCTGTACGCGGCCTCAAGCGCACGCCGTACCTGCAGTCCTGGCCGCAGATGCGTCAGTGGCTGGTCGAACTCACCTCATCGCCGCCTGATGACGTTCCGGCGCTGGCCATCGACACCATCGACTGGATGGTGCAGAGGATCGTCGAGCACGTCGTTTTGGATCTTGACCCTAAGGCCAAAGGCGAGATCACCAACACCCTGGGCCACTGCCACGGCGGCTACTTCCGGGGCCGCGAGATCGTGCAGAACATCGTTTACCGCGACCTGCTGCCGATGCTCAGCGCAATCGCGGACAACGGGACCGCCATCATTCTGCTGGCGCATGCCGCCAACACCAAGATCACCACGCCCGAAGGGTTCGATCAGCGCCTGGCCGCCCCCGACCTGCCGCAGTGGATCGCGCAGCCGTTTATCGAGTGGGCCGACGCGGTGCTCTACGCCTCACAGACCGGCGACCAGCGCACGCTTTTGACCCGGGGCACCAACGTGGTCCTGGCCAAGAACCGCTACGGCCTTGCGCCCGAGCTTCCCCTGTCCTGGTCGGCGCTGACTTTGGCCATGTCCGACACCCCCCCTACCCCAAGCAAGGAGCCCTGA
- a CDS encoding PD-(D/E)XK nuclease-like domain-containing protein: protein MDLNIDLSILEAEPAEQYHAKASEYLSSHQLLDFVKCPLLYRRKALGLIEDKDAPAYLLGRAAHVRVLEGRDAYETQFALGGPINPKTNKPFGSNTKAFTQWAEAQGKPVLSHSQVDLIELMATGVASNSKAVDLLLYGRSEGVVRAEYCDTSCQIRIDWTHPHHGIVDFKTCDDLCWFESDARRYGYHRQMAFYRAVLAQVIGQDVPVHLVAVEKKQPFRCGVWRVSDDTLAIAQRENEAAIRWLAVCHKRDRWPTGYEQIRVLDVA from the coding sequence ATGGATCTGAACATCGACCTGAGCATCCTGGAAGCCGAGCCGGCAGAGCAGTACCACGCCAAGGCGAGCGAGTATCTCTCTAGCCATCAACTGCTGGACTTCGTGAAGTGCCCACTGCTGTATCGCCGCAAGGCGCTCGGGCTGATCGAAGACAAGGACGCGCCGGCCTACCTGCTCGGCCGAGCGGCTCACGTCCGCGTCCTGGAGGGCCGCGATGCCTACGAGACGCAGTTCGCGCTCGGCGGGCCGATCAACCCCAAGACCAACAAGCCGTTCGGGTCAAACACAAAGGCGTTTACCCAATGGGCCGAGGCCCAGGGCAAGCCGGTGCTCAGCCACAGTCAGGTGGACCTGATCGAATTGATGGCCACGGGCGTCGCCAGCAACAGCAAGGCGGTCGACCTGCTGCTCTACGGTCGGTCCGAGGGCGTGGTGCGAGCCGAGTACTGCGACACGTCCTGCCAGATCCGCATCGACTGGACACACCCGCACCACGGGATCGTCGACTTTAAAACCTGCGACGACCTGTGCTGGTTTGAGTCCGACGCTCGCCGCTACGGCTACCACCGCCAGATGGCGTTCTACCGAGCCGTGCTTGCTCAGGTCATCGGCCAGGACGTGCCGGTGCATCTGGTCGCCGTCGAGAAGAAACAGCCCTTTCGCTGCGGCGTGTGGCGGGTCAGCGACGACACGCTGGCCATCGCCCAGCGCGAGAACGAAGCCGCCATCCGCTGGCTTGCTGTCTGCCACAAGCGCGACCGCTGGCCCACGGGATACGAGCAGATCCGCGTGCTCGATGTCGCCTGA